From a single Apium graveolens cultivar Ventura chromosome 2, ASM990537v1, whole genome shotgun sequence genomic region:
- the LOC141706052 gene encoding zinc finger protein 8-like, which yields MENTQEKETHDFMNVQSFSQLPFIRPAPPVKEKGIRLFGKEFGGSDIDKVTAEDSNSLEIIAQGEFNSTAKENENGESNRKFECHYCCRNFPTSQALGGHQNAHKRERQHAKRVHLQSTMVHGGYPEANMYGIMNYHRFAPSPSAPLSFHSSSPWSSNNFTNSTRFYGSHGTYSQAPHQPITGNPLAMWRVPSLQNPPSYNTARQVNPPPLFAKDEMKAFQNNIGSSSSQSRYVYESKASVKDHVSLDLRL from the coding sequence ATGGAGAACACTCAAGAGAAGGAGACTCATGACTTCATGAATGTACAATCTTTCTCTCAATTGCCTTTTATTCGACCAGCTCCACCGGTCAAAGAAAAAGGCATACGCCTGTTTGGCAAAGAATTTGGTGGTAGTGACATTGATAAGGTCACTGCTGAAGACTCGAATTCCCTTGAGATAATTGCTCAAGGGGAGTTCAATTCTACTGCAAAAGAAAATGAAAACGGAGAAAGTAATAGAAAATTTGAGTGTCATTATTGTTGTAGAAACTTCCCTACTTCACAAGCTCTGGGAGGCCATCAAAACGCGCACAAGAGAGAGCGTCAACATGCCAAGAGAGTGCATCTACAGTCCACTATGGTTCATGGAGGGTATCCGGAGGCAAACATGTACGGGATCATGAACTATCATCGATTTGCTCCATCGCCATCAGCACCCCTGTCATTTCACTCTTCTTCTCCGTGGAGCAGTAACAATTTTACAAATAGTACTAGGTTTTACGGAAGCCATGGCACTTATTCTCAGGCGCCGCACCAACCAATAACCGGGAATCCCTTGGCAATGTGGAGAGTTCCATCACTGCAGAACCCCCCGAGTTATAATACTGCACGTCAAGTGAATCCACCGCCATTGTTTGCCAAAGATGAAATGAAAGCATTTCAGAATAATATTGGAAGCTCTAGTTCGCAGAGTCGGTACGTTTACGAATCCAAGGCAAGTGTGAAGGACCATGTGAGTTTAGATCTACGTCTATAG